A genomic window from Vitis riparia cultivar Riparia Gloire de Montpellier isolate 1030 chromosome 16, EGFV_Vit.rip_1.0, whole genome shotgun sequence includes:
- the LOC117933007 gene encoding 60S ribosomal protein L15-1-like, whose translation MGAYKYASELWRKKQSDVMRFLQRVRCWEYRQHPSIVRATRPTRPDKARRLGYKAKQGYVIYRVRVRRGGRKRPVPKGIVYGKPTNQGVTQLKFQRSKRSIAEERAGRKLGGLKVLNSYWINEDSTYKYYEVILVDAAHNAIRNDPRINWICKPVHKHRELRGLTSAGKKYRGLRGKGHLHHKARPSRRATWKRNNTLSLRRYR comes from the exons ATGG GGGCTTACAAGTACGCGTCGGAGCTATGGAGGAAGAAGCAATCCGATGTGATGAGGTTCTTGCAGAGGGTGAGGTGCTGGGAGTATCGCCAGCACCCTTCAATTGTGCGCGCCACGCGCCCCACTCGACCCGATAAGGCTCGCCGCTTGGGCTACAAGGCCAAGCAG GGTTATGTGATCTATCGTGTACGTGTAAGACGCGGTGGAAGGAAGAGGCCCGTCCCAAAGGGTATTGTGTATGGTAAGCCCACAAACCAAGGTGTCACTCAGCTGAAATTTCAACGCAGCAAGCGTTCAATTGCAGAGGAACGTGCTGGACGGAAGCTGGGTGGTCTCAAGGTTCTCAACTCTTATTGGATCAATGAG GATTCCACTTACAAATACTATGAGGTAATCTTGGTTGATGCTGCTCACAATGCAATCCGGAACGACCCAAGAATCAACTGGATCTGCAAGCCTGTCCACAAGCACAGGGAGCTTCGGGGACTGACTTCTGCTGGAAAGAAATACAGGGGTCTACGAGGAAAGGGACATTTACACCACAAGGCACGCCCTTCAAGAAGGGCAACCTGGAAGAGGAACAACACACTTTCTCTCCGACGCTATCGCTGA